A window of the Ostrea edulis chromosome 1, xbOstEdul1.1, whole genome shotgun sequence genome harbors these coding sequences:
- the LOC125666589 gene encoding NAD-dependent protein lipoamidase sirtuin-4, mitochondrial-like, which translates to MVSAGGRVQLFNMVTVQYMGRIVTTRLRELPVIRKYSVVTQAYVPKSKGVSQYDIQDFSEFVDKGRNILVLTGAGISTESGIPDYRSRGVGLYATSKSRPVIYQDFVKSEKIRQRYWARNYIGWPTFSTVQPNDSHRFLKNLEDLGKVCWLVTQNVDALHQKVGSTKLTELHGSTHRVACLRCDFKITRHDLQAMIENLNPTWRGFSDVLAPDGDIQLSQEEIEGFCTPVCPKCSGPLKPEIIFFGDNVPKTTVNFVFQKVQECDQVLVVGSSLEVYSGYRFVFRASEMKKPILILSIGPTRADKLADMKIDAKCSDVLKQVSLC; encoded by the exons ATGGTATCAGCTGGGGGTAGAGTTCAGTTGTTCAACATGGTCACAGTCCAGTACATGGGAAGAATCGTAACAACCAGATTGCGCGAGTTACCAGTGATCAGGAAATATTCGGTTGTTACTCAAGCATATGTACCTAAATCCAAAGGTGTCTCTCAGTATGATATCCAAGATTTTTCCGAGTTCGTTGACAAAGGACGAAACATTTTAGTTTTGACAGGAGCAGGTATTTCAACAGAAAGTGGCATTCCAGATTACAGATCACGAGGAGTAGGACTGTATGCTACTAGCAAAAGCAGACCTGTCATATATCAGGATTTTGTGAAAAGTGAAAAAATCCGACAGAGATACTGGGCAAGAAATTATATTGGCTGGCCTACATTTTCCACTGTTCAACCAAATGATTCCcacagatttttaaagaatttggaAGACTTGGGTAAAGTTTGCTGGTTGGTCACTCAAAATGTTGATGCCTTGCATCAAAAGGTGGGAAGCACCAAGCTGACTGAGCTTCATGGCAGTACTCACCGAGTGGCTTGTCTGAGATGTGATTTCAAAATAACCAGACACGATTTACAAGCAATGATTGAAAATCTTAATCCAACTTGGAGAGGTTTCTCAGATGTGTTAGCACCAGATGGTGATATACAACTATCTCAAGAAGAAATAGAAGGGTTTTGT ACACCAGTTTGCCCTAAATGCTCAGGACCCTTAAAACCAGAGATAATCTTTTTTGGAGATAATGTTCCAAAGACCactgttaattttgttttccaaaAAGTACAAGAGTGTGACCAGGTTCTTGTTGTTGGGTCTTCATTAGAG gtaTACTCTGGGTATAGATTTGTATTTCGAGCCTCCGAAATGAAGAAACCTATCTTGATTTTAAGTATTGGACCTACACGTGCAGACAAACTCGCTGATATGAAAATAGATGCCAAATGCAGtgatgttttaaaacaagtGTCTCTTTGTTGA
- the LOC125665929 gene encoding NIF3-like protein 1 isoform X1: MVSLRTASTVKSILRQRFTVNTYAAVSFHQLNTFCTVVSSTMDLKSVVKKLQQFADPNLAESWDNVGLLVEPTPPHEVKKIMLTNDLTEAVYQEARAWNANLIISYHPPIFVPMKKLVQRNWKDRIITGCIENRIAIYSPHTSYDALAGGVNDWLIQAFDTKRVGPVTASLMSTGPYTKKLQITVPSSLQEAMFKSVSGIQNTLASVQEINQDLSQITLLCSNGTIPAILECTQSFSDKVRSTELLDLQKAPKPGYGMGRIGKLTSPISVTEAVERVKRHIGIGHVRLAKGVGCESISSVAVCAGSGGSVLKNLDVSLYVTGEMSHHEVLHAMQSGISVILCDHSNSERGFLKVLQEKLTGLFQSKIEFQVSKCDRDPLDIV, translated from the exons ATGGTTTCCCTCAGAACTGCGTCTACTGTCAAGAGTATTTTGCGTCAACGATTTACAGTTAATACTT ATGCTGCTGTTTCTTTCCATCAACTGAATAcattttgtacagttgttagTTCTACAATGGATTTGAAATCTGTAGTTAAAAAACTTCAACAATTTGCAGACCCCAATTTAGCAGAATCTTGGGACAATGTTGGTCTGTTGGTCGAACCTACACCCCCTCACGAG gtaaaaaaaattatgttgactAATGATCTGACAGAGGCAGTTTATCAGGAGGCACGGGCGTGGAATGCGAACCTGATTATTTCTTATCATCCTCCTATATTTGTGCCAATGAAGAAACTGGTGCAGAGAAACTGGAAGGACAGGATAATTACTGGTTGCATAGAGAACCGTATAGCTATATATTCCCCTCATACAAGCTACGATGCACTAGCCGGAGGAGTTAATGATTGGTTGATACAAGCTTTTG ACACAAAGCGTGTAGGTCCAGTTACTGCTTCCCTGATGTCGACAGGTCCCTATACCAAGAAACTACAGATAACAGTCCCAAGTTCTCTACAGGAAGCCATGTTTAAATCTGTCAGTGGGATTCAAAATACTCTGGCATCTGTTCAGGAAAT AAACCAAGACTTATCACAGATAACGCTTCTTTGTTCTAATGGTACAATACCAGCAATACTTGAGTGTACACAAAGCTTCAGTGACAAAGTTCGAAGCACCGAGCTTTTAGACTTACAGAAA GCACCCAAACCTGGTTATGGAATGGGCAGGATAGGAAAATTGACATCGCCAATTTCTGTCACTGAAGCAGTAGAGAGGGTGAAGAGACATATCGGAATAGGGCATGTCAGGCTTGCTAAAG GAGTGGGTTGTGAGAGTATTTCTTCAGTGGCCGTCTGTGCTGGATCAGGTGGTAGTGTTTTAAAGAACCTGGATGTATCACTCTATGTCACGGGAGAAATGAGTCACCATGAAGTTCTCCATGCAATGCAGTCTGGGATATCTGTCATATTGTGTGACCATAGCAACTCAGAGCGGGGATTTCTCAAGGTTCTACAGGAAAAACTGACTGGGCTTTTCCAaagtaaaattgaatttcaGGTGTCAAAGTGTGACAGAGACCCATTAGACATTGTGTGA
- the LOC125665929 gene encoding NIF3-like protein 1 isoform X2, whose product MDLKSVVKKLQQFADPNLAESWDNVGLLVEPTPPHEVKKIMLTNDLTEAVYQEARAWNANLIISYHPPIFVPMKKLVQRNWKDRIITGCIENRIAIYSPHTSYDALAGGVNDWLIQAFDTKRVGPVTASLMSTGPYTKKLQITVPSSLQEAMFKSVSGIQNTLASVQEINQDLSQITLLCSNGTIPAILECTQSFSDKVRSTELLDLQKAPKPGYGMGRIGKLTSPISVTEAVERVKRHIGIGHVRLAKGVGCESISSVAVCAGSGGSVLKNLDVSLYVTGEMSHHEVLHAMQSGISVILCDHSNSERGFLKVLQEKLTGLFQSKIEFQVSKCDRDPLDIV is encoded by the exons ATGGATTTGAAATCTGTAGTTAAAAAACTTCAACAATTTGCAGACCCCAATTTAGCAGAATCTTGGGACAATGTTGGTCTGTTGGTCGAACCTACACCCCCTCACGAG gtaaaaaaaattatgttgactAATGATCTGACAGAGGCAGTTTATCAGGAGGCACGGGCGTGGAATGCGAACCTGATTATTTCTTATCATCCTCCTATATTTGTGCCAATGAAGAAACTGGTGCAGAGAAACTGGAAGGACAGGATAATTACTGGTTGCATAGAGAACCGTATAGCTATATATTCCCCTCATACAAGCTACGATGCACTAGCCGGAGGAGTTAATGATTGGTTGATACAAGCTTTTG ACACAAAGCGTGTAGGTCCAGTTACTGCTTCCCTGATGTCGACAGGTCCCTATACCAAGAAACTACAGATAACAGTCCCAAGTTCTCTACAGGAAGCCATGTTTAAATCTGTCAGTGGGATTCAAAATACTCTGGCATCTGTTCAGGAAAT AAACCAAGACTTATCACAGATAACGCTTCTTTGTTCTAATGGTACAATACCAGCAATACTTGAGTGTACACAAAGCTTCAGTGACAAAGTTCGAAGCACCGAGCTTTTAGACTTACAGAAA GCACCCAAACCTGGTTATGGAATGGGCAGGATAGGAAAATTGACATCGCCAATTTCTGTCACTGAAGCAGTAGAGAGGGTGAAGAGACATATCGGAATAGGGCATGTCAGGCTTGCTAAAG GAGTGGGTTGTGAGAGTATTTCTTCAGTGGCCGTCTGTGCTGGATCAGGTGGTAGTGTTTTAAAGAACCTGGATGTATCACTCTATGTCACGGGAGAAATGAGTCACCATGAAGTTCTCCATGCAATGCAGTCTGGGATATCTGTCATATTGTGTGACCATAGCAACTCAGAGCGGGGATTTCTCAAGGTTCTACAGGAAAAACTGACTGGGCTTTTCCAaagtaaaattgaatttcaGGTGTCAAAGTGTGACAGAGACCCATTAGACATTGTGTGA
- the LOC125666575 gene encoding BTB/POZ domain-containing protein KCTD7-like — translation MDPYRMTDNNNSFPSVISLNVGGKVFATRLSTLLRYPDSMLAVMFSGRHVIDKDSDGNHFIDRDGTHFNYILNFLRNERDLPPVSLSEAVLQEAMFYGITPLIDILKNSPPLFAEYVVRQNIRDKIQDYGAVKEKLIDLAREQVVESGAIISVVRVATTKNQPIPRDLQFSKQVYKQYYRKFRTYKSFESCFGKYHLHIPSDSIKGLPNVVMDILPSCLSYDLNREGYHCSQSAEGIHDEEHKLKTITWSDEEFHVCSSCHVFRFDWLNTSL, via the exons ATGGATCCATATCGCATGACTGACAACAACAATTCG TTTCCATCTGTCATTAGTTTGAATGTTGGAGGAAAAGTGTTTGCCACTCGATTGTCAACATTACTGAGGTACCCCGACTCCATGCTAGCTGTGATGTTCAGTGGACGACACGTCATTGATAAGGATAGTGATGGGAACCATTTCATTGATAGGGATGGCACACATTTCAACTACATATTAAATTTTCTGAGAAATGAACGGGATCTGCCACCAGTTTCACTCTCTGAAGCGGTGCTACAGGAGGCCATGTTTTATGGGATTACGCCATTGATTGATATCTTAAAAAATTCACCCCCACTATTTGCAGAATATGTTGTTCGACAGAACATTCGGGATAAAATTCAGGATTATGGTGCTGTCAAAGAGAAGTTGATAGACCTTGCCAGAGAGCAGGTGGTAGAGAGTGGTGCAATCATCTCAGTGGTCAGGGTTGCCACCACAAAAAATCAACCCATCCCAAGGGATCTGCAGTTTTCTAAACAAGTATATAAGCAATACTACAGAAAGTTCCGAACATACAAGTCATTTGAGTCTTGCTTTGGCAAATATCACCTTCATATTCCCAGTGACAGTATCAAAGGATTACCCAATGTTGTGATGGACATACTCCCGAGTTGTTTGAGTTATGATTTGAATAGAGAGGGCTATCATTGTTCTCAGTCTGCCGAGGGAATTCATGATGAAGAACATAAGCTGAAGACCATCACGTGGTCAGATGAGGAATTCCATGTCTGCTCTAGCTGTCATGTGTTTCgatttgattggttgaatacATCACTTTag